The nucleotide sequence GGCGAGAATGACACGCCCCGGCCTCGTCCTGACTGCCACTGACAAGAGCTGCCCGTGACCGATCTTCTCGACTCTCTGCTGACCCTGCCCGATTACTCCGCCCTGGCCTGGAGCGTGATCGTCTTCTCGACCTACCTGACCGGCATCTCCAAGGGCGGCTTCGCCGGCGGGTTCGGCTCGCTTTCCGTGCCGCTGATGGCACTCGCCATCGGTCCGCTGGAAGCGGCCGGCATCCTGCTGCCGCTGTTGATCGTGATGGACTTTCTCAGCGCTCGCGCCTGGTGGGGCAAGCAGCTGTGGTCGGAGGTGCGCATCATCCTGCCCAGCGCCGCCATCGGCATCGCGGTGGGCGTGGTGCTGTTCGATGAGCTGAACGAGAACATGATTCGTGGCTTGCTGGGCGTCATCTCGCTGCTGTTCGCCGCCTACATGCTGTTCAAGCCCACCGCGAGGAACCCGCTGCCGCGCTGGCTGGCCATTCCTGCCGGTGCCACGGCCGGCTTCACCAGTTTCTTCGCCCACGCCGGTGCCCCGCCCTACAACCTGTACATGATTCCGCGTCAGCATCCCAAGGAGACCTTCATCGCCACCACGGTGATCATCTTCGCAGGCATGAATCTGATGAAGCTGGGCCCCTACGTGGCGCTGGGCGAGGTCAACCTCACCAGTCTGTCCACCTCGCTGCTGCTGGTGCCGGTGGCCTGGGCAGGTGTCAGGAGCGGCCTGTGGCTGCAATCCCGCGTCAACGAGAAGCTGTTCTTCCGCCTGATCATCCTCGCGATGGCGCTGGTCGGCGTGCAGCTGATCTACAAGGCCTGGGGCTGATCTCCGCGCGCCATCACGCCTGGCGACCTCTGCCGCCAGCCAGCATGACCTTCTGGGCCACGCTTTCAGACAGACATTCGAGAATGACCGGGGCAACGCCATGACACCGCAGATCCACTACTACCACGCACATCTCTACTACACCGATGAGCAGAGTCTGGCCGCCGCTCGCGAGCTGGCGGCCCGCGCCGAGCAGCACTTTCCGCTGCGCGTCGGTCGCTTCCATGAGCAGCCGGTAGGCCCGCACCCGCTGTGGAGCTGTCAGCTGTCCTTCGCTCCCGAAGACTTCGGGCGCATCATCCCGTGGCTGGCGCTCAATCGCGGCACGCTGGACATCTTCGTGCACGCCGGAACCGGTGATGATCTCTTTGATCACACCCAGGGCGTGATGTGGCTGGGCAGCTCCCACCTGCTGAATCTGCACGTCTTCGGCGATGAGTGAGGCCCGGACGTCGCCCGACACGCTATCATCGCCTTGCCGCTTCCGCCTTACCCACTGACTCAAGGATGACCCCATGACTCGACTGCGCCGCCTATCCCCTCGTGCCGCCCTGCTGGGCGTGATCGCCTCTGGCCTGCTGCTGGCCGGCTGTGACGACAATGAGGTCGGGGATGTCTCGCTGGGCCTGTTCACCACCAAGGACATCAAGATCGAGAGCCTGATCGACCCCAAGGTGCCGGGCGTGACCTGTCACCTGAGCAACATCGAGGCGAATCTCGATTTCTCCGACCCCTCCGACATGAGCATCGCCTGCCGCCAGACCGGCCCGATCACCCCGGCGATGCTCGCCGACATCGACACCTCCAAGAGTGGCGAGGAGGTCTATCGCAAGTCCAAGAGCGTGCTGCTCAAGAGCCTCAAGATCCGGCGCATTCTGGACCGTGACTCCCAGAGCCTGCTCTACATCGCCTACAGCACCAAGGAAACCAGCGGTAGCTTCAAGCATGCGCTGAGCAGCGTGCCGCTGTGGGGCAGCGAGGCCTGGCAGGCACCGGCAGCGCAGTGAGCCGCCCGGGCGCCTGAATCAAGCCCCGATTGATCAAGCGCTGATTCATCAAGTGCTGACTCATCAAGTGAAAGCTTCACCATCATCCCTTGAAGTTGCGGGGTGTCGCTCCAAGGTCTTGTTCAACGGCTAGCCAGCCGGATTTTCATTCGCATGAGGCAAAGGAGTGACACACGATGTCGAGCCCGGAGCACAAGCAGAAGATCTGGAAGCTGATCAAGGATGTGAAGGTCGGCATGTTGGTGACGCAGGGTGACGGCATGCCACATGCCCGCCCGATGCATCTGGTGCAGGATGACTATGACGGCACCCTGTGGTTCTTCACGCGAGCCAGTGCCGAGAAGGTGTTTGAAGCAAAGAAGGACAGCGAGGTCTGCCTGAGCTTTTCCGATCAGGATGATGGCGTCTATGTGTCGCTGAGCGGTCATGCCAATCTGCACCGCGATCAGGGCCTGATCGACAAGTTCTGGAATCCGTTCGTGGCCGCCTGGTTCCCGGAAGGCAAGGATGACCCCGATGTCACTCTGCTGGAGGTCAAGGTGCAATCCGGTGAGCACTGGAAGGCCAAGGAGAGCAAGGCGTATCAACTCTATGAGATTGCGCGCGCCAACCTCGACAAGGACCACACCCCGGACATGGGTGAGAACGAGAAATTCGGCACGGTATGAGCAGAAGCCCGAGCTCGTCATGGAGAGCTCCTTGAAGTGCCCGCGTAAGAGTTGACGCACACGGCCATGCCAGACACGACAACGCCAGCCCGAGGGCTGGCGTTGTCGTGTCTAGTCTCCTGCCGCCTGCCGAATCCTGCCGAATCCTGCCGAATCCAGCAGACCTGTCGTCGGTGGAGAGAGTTCAAGTTCAGGACAGTGAACGCCTCAAGACTTCATGTCGAGCACGATGCGCCCTTCGATCTTGCCGTCGATCATGCGCCCGAAGATGTCATTGATGTCCTCGAGCCTGCCGGTCTGCACGGTGGCCGCGACCTTGCCTTCCGCGGCGAAGTCCAGCGCCTCCTGCAGGTCCTGACGCGTACCGACGATGGAGCCACGCACCGTGATGCCGTTGAGCACCGTGGAGAAGATCGGCAGCGGGAAGTCACCCGGCGGCAGGCCGTTGAGCACCAGGGTACCGCCACGGCGCAGCATGTTCTGGGCCTGATCGAAGGCCTTGGGCGACACCGCCGTCACCAGTGCGCCGTGCGCGCCGCCGATCTCGCGCTTGATGACGGCTGCCGGATCTTCCTTCATGGCATTCACGGTCACGGTGGCCCCCAGACGGCGGGCCAGATCCAGCTTGGCATCATCGACATCCACCGCCGCCACGTTCAGGCCCATGGCGCGGGCGTACTGCACCGCCATGTGACCCAACCCGCCGATCCCCGAGATCACCACCCACTGACCGGGGCGAGTGTCGGTCATCTTGAGCCCCTTGTAGACCGTGACCCCGGCACACAGCACCGGCGCGATCTCCACGAAGCCCACGCTGTCCGGCAGACGCCCCACGTAGCCGGCATCCGCCAGCGTGTACTGGGCAAAGCCGCCATTCACCGAATAGCCGGTGTTCTGCTGGCTCTCGCACAGCGTCTCCCACCCTCCCAGACAGTGCTCGCAATGGCCACAGGCCGAGTAGAGCCAGGGCACCCCGACCCGGTCGCCTTCCTTGACGTGGGTCACACCCTCGCCCACCGCCGCGATGGTCCCCACTCCCTCATGTCCCGGGATGAACGGTGGGTTGGGCTTCACCGGCCAGTCGCCATGCGCGGCGTGCAGGTCGGTATGACAGACCCCGGAGGCGGCGACCTCGACCAGAATCTCGCCACGCCCTGGTCGCGGTACCGCGACTTCCTCGATCACCAGCGGTGCACCGAATTCACGTACCACGGCGGCTTTCATGCTGTTATCCATGATGGACTCCTCATTCATTGTCGAAAGACGAACCTTGGAAAGGCGAGCCAGAGATCAGGCGGAGAGTGCGATCCCGTCCGGTCGTGAGCGAGGGGCAGTGTTCGCGCACGCCCCGGACCTGCCTCTTCATTGAAACCAGACGCGGTGCTCCCTGCCCTGCGCCAGATCAAGCAAGTCGGATCTGGCGCGGGCATCGAGAGGAATTCCTCGAGGAGGCATCGCGGGAGGTGGATTCAGCGCCACTAGCCTCGGTGGCGCTGACGGACAGGCCTAGAAGAAGCCGAGCGGATTGATGTCGTAGCTGACCAGCAGGTTCTTGGTCTGCTGGTAGTGTTCCAGTGCCATCTTGTGGGTCTCGCGACCGACACCGGATTTCTTGTAGCCACCGAAGGCGGCATGGGCGGGATACTGGTGGTAGCAGTTGGTCCACACGCGACCGGCCTGGATACCGCGGCCCATGCGGAAGGCGACGTTCATGTCGCGACTCCAGACACCGGCGCCGAGACCGAATTCGGTATCATTGGCGATGGCCAGCGCCTCGGCCTCGTCGCGGAAGGTGGTGACGGCGACCACCGGTCCGAAGATCTCCTCCTGGAAGACACGCATCGCGTTGTGGCCCTTCAGCAGGGTCGGCTGGATGTAATAGCCGTTGGCCAGCTCGTTCTCCAGCTGCTCGCTGCTGCCGCCGGTGAGCACCTCGGCCCCCTCCTCACGGGCGATATCCATGTAGGACATGATCTTGTCGAACTGCTCGCGAGATGCCTGGGCGCCGACCTGCACGTCGGTATCCAGCGGATTGCCGCGCTTGATGGTCTTCACGCGCTCCATCACACGGGCCATGAAGTCGTCGTAGATGCTTTCCTGGATCAGGGCGCGTGACGGGCAGGTGCACACCTCGCCCTGATTGAAGAACGCCAGCACCAGCCCTTCGGCAGCCTTGTCGATGAACTCGGGCTCGGCATTCATGATGTCGGCGAAGTAGATGTTGGGGGACTTGCCGCCCAGCTCCACCGTGGAGGGAATGATGGTCTCCGCGGCGCACTTGAGGATGTGCGAGCCCACGGGGGTGGAACCGGTGAAGGCGATCTTGGCGATGCGCTTGCTGGTCGCCAGTGCCTGTCCGGCCTCGGCGCCATAGCCGTTGACGATGTTGAGCACCCCTGCCGGCAGCAGGTCATTGATCAGTTCCGCCAGCACCAGGATCGAGGCCGGGGTCTGTTCCGCCGGCTTGAGCACCACGCAGTTGCCCGCCGCCAGCGCCGGGCCGAGCTTCCAGGCCGCCATCAGGATCGGGAAGTTCCACGGGATGATCTGCCCCACCACCCCCAGCGGCTCGTGGAAGTGATAGGAGACGGTATTGGCATCGATGTCCGCCGCGGTGCCCTCCTGGGAGCGCAGGCAACCGGCGAAGTAGCGGAAATGATCCGCTGCCAGCGGGATATCAGCGTTCAGCGTCTCGCGCACCGCCTTGCCGTTGTCCCAGGTCTCGGCGACCGCCAGCATCTCGAGATTCTGCTCGATGCGATCCGCGATCCTGAGCAGGATGTTGGAGCGCTCCTGCACCGAGGTCTTGCCCCAGGCGGGGGCTGCCTTGTGGGCGGCGTCCAGCGCGAGATCGATGTCTTCCGCACTCGAGCGCGGGATACGGCAGAACACCTCACCCGTCACCGGACTGACATTGTCGAAATATTCCCCCTTGACCGGCTCGACGAAACGCCCGCCGATGTAATTGCCGTAGGTGTCCTTGAACGTGACCAGCGCGTCGGCGCTGCCCGGGGAGGCGTAGATCATGGCGAACTCCTGTGGGTCGGATTCACGAGTGGCGCTCGTGATCGACGACCTGTTGTTGTAAGTCACGTGGACAGGAGATGGCGCTCCTGTCCCTCGCCTGACCGTCAACGACTGCATCAATGACTGCATCAAGAACTGCTTGATCAGGCGACCCTCACAGTCTTGTTCACTTGTGGCATTCGCGACATGCGCCCATGGGCGGAAACCGTCTCATCCCTTGGGAGGAGAAAAGGGAGAGACCCGGCAGGCAAGAAAGATGGGACAGGAAGACAGAGGAAGAAAGGAAAGACAGGCCATACCGCGAAGGCCGCAAGGCACGACACCACGCCATGACGTTATGCTCAGGGTAGCTATTGTCAGCAAGGTCATGATCAGGAAAGCCATGGCCTGGAACGTCATGACCAGAACATCGCCCGCCAACGACCGGCCAGGAGCCTTCATGTACCGTCTGCTGATCGCGGATGACCATCCGCTGTTCCGTGATGCCATCAGTCGTACCCTGAATCTGGCCGTCGCTGACGGCTCTACGCCAGAATACGAGCTGCTGCAGGCCGCCAGTCTCGAGGAAGCGCTCAGCGTGATCGCTCATCATGCTGACAGTCTCGACCTGCTGCTGCTGGATCTCGACCTGCCCGACAGCCACGGCCTGGAAGGCCTGGCGCGCCTGCGCGAGGAGGCAGACTGGCTGCCGGTGGCGATTCTCTCCGCCCACGAGGCGCGCGAGACGGTACTCGAGGCATTGGCGCTCGGTGCGGTGGGGTATCTGTCCAAGTCGAGTTCGGCGCAGACCCTGCGCGATGCCCTCGCACGCATGCTGGCCGGGGAGGTCTACGTGCCTGCCCAGTTGATGCGCGCTGCGCCGCGTCCAGCGCCGCTCTCAGCATCATCTGCATCAGCATCATCGGCACCAGCATCATCGGTACCAGTGCCACCGCCAGCGCCCCGACTGGCGCCGAGCCTCAGCGATGCTGAATTCGCGCGGCGCTGGCAGACCCTCACCACCAAGCAGCGCGGCGTGCTGGAGCGCATGGTGCTGGGCGAGTCCAACAAGATGATCGCCTGGCAGCTGGGCGTGGCGGAGACCACCGTCAAGTCGCATGTCTCCGCCATCCTGCACAAGCTGGGGGTCGCCAGCCGGGTGCAGGCGATCCTGCTGGCCAGCCACGCCCTGCCTGCCGTGTCAGGCCCGAGTGAGGCCTCTGCCGCCCCACGACGCGAAACGCCCCGGTCCAACGCTCACGAATGAGGCGCGAACCGGGGCGTTGCCCATCAGGTGTCGGGACAGAGTGACTCGCCCTACATCAGCTCCCCGACCAGCACATAGCCATTGAGCAGGATGATGATCGCCGCCACCAGCATGCCGATGGCCGTCACCCAGTGCCGATTGACCAGGTCCCCCATCAGGCGGCGATTGGCGGTGAACATCAGCAGCGGCACCAGCGCGAAGGGAATCCCGAAGCTGAGTACCACCTGGCTTGCGACCAGCACCTGCTGCTCCGGCAGCCCCATCAGGATGATGGCGATGGCCGGTGCCATGGTGATCACGCGGCGCAGCCACAGCGGAATGCGGAAGTTGACGAAGCCCTGCATCACCACCTGCCCGGACAGGGTGCCGACGATGGACGAGGACAGCCCCGCCAGCAGCAGCGTGAAGCCGAAGATCAGGCTCGCGGCATTCTGGCCCATCAGCGGCGACAGCAGCTTGTAGCTCTCGGTGATGGAAGCCACGCCGGTCTCACCATTGCCATGGAAGACCTTGGCGGCCAGCACCAGCATCGCCATGTTGATCAGCCCCGCCAGCGCCATGCCAATGATCACATCGAGACGGTAGTAACCCATCACGCGACGACGCTGACCGCTGTCACGCACCCGGATGCGGTTCTGGGACAGCGCGGAATGCAGGTAGATGACATGCGGCATCACGGTGGCACCCAGGATACCCGCCGCCAGGAAGATGGCATGGCTATCCGGGAAACCTGGTGTCAGCAGGCCGTAGATGATCGGCTCCACCGGCGGACGACTGAGGATGATCTCGAGCAGGAAGCCCGCCGACACCGCCAGAATCATCGCCCCGATGATCATCTCCATCATGCGGAAGCCGTAGCGCTGCATCACCAGCACCGCGTAGGTGATGGCACCGGTCAACAGCGCCCCTTCCAGCATGCTGAGCCCGAACAGCAGATTGAAGGCCAGCGCCGCGCCGAGAAACTCGGCCAGATCGGTGGCGATGGCCACGATCTCCGCCTGCACCCAGAAGGCCCAGACCACCGGACGCGGGAAGCGCTCACGGATGACTTCCGCCAGATTCTTGCCGGTGGCCAGCCCCAGCCGGGCGGACAGGGTCTGGATCAACATCGCCATCAGGTTGGCCCACAGCACCACCCACAGCAGGGTATAGCCATAGCGGGAGCCGGCCTCGATGTTGGTCGCGAAGTTGCCGGGGTCGATGTAGGCGACGGCGGCGATCATCGCCGGGCCGAGAAACGGCAGCGCGCGACGCAGGCGTCCCGCAAGGGACAGAGGGGATGCGGTGCGCACACCGCCGGCAGCAGAGGCTTCACCTTCACTGCCCAGCGACATGCTGGCGGCATGACGTACGGATTTATCGGACATGATATTCAGCATGGGGGGGAAACCTGCCAGATCAATGGCCCGCGAACAGAGAAAGGGTGTGCGGGATGTCATGACACGAGGATACATGCTAAATACGATCAATTCTCATTAAAATTTACCGCGATGCCTGATAGCCTCCTTCAATTCTGCACATTGCCCCAACGCCCCGATTCCCTTGTTTCCGAATGCCGAGAGCTCAGCAAAGAAAGCTCAGCGACAGGAACTCAGCGATGGTTGACCAACAGCTGGCGCAGGCGCAGCGGCTTGACCGGCTTGAGCAGGAACCCGAAGCCGAGCGCGCGTGCCCTGGCCTTCAGCGGCGCCGAGTGGTCCGCGCTGATCACCACCACTGGCAAGTCTGGCCAACGCTTGCGCAGCCGTTGTGCCTGCGCCAGACCATCGGGCTGCCCGTCACCCAGCTGATGATCAACGATCAACACCTCCGGCGGCGCGGCCAGCGCCTGCTGCAACAGCACCTCGGCGGTATCGGCGCAGTGGACACTCGCGCCCCAGCCCTCGAGCAATGACTGCATGCCGGCACACACCTCCCGATCATCCTCGACCACCCAGATAACGGTATCGAGCAGCGGCTGCGCAAGCGGTGACGCGCAAGGCTGACCGGGAGAAGGCGCGTCAGCCGACGGGCCCATCACATTGGCAGGCTGTCGAATCGGCACGCGCACCGCGAAGGCGGCACCGCGCCCCGGGGTGCTGGCCAACGACAGGGGGTGCTCCAGCAGGCCGGTGATGCGCTTGACGATCGCCAGCCCCAGCCCGAGGCCGCGCTGCTCGTTGTCCTGGCGCGGCGCCAGGCGCCGGAATTCCTGGAAGACCACCTCGCGCTGATGCTCGGCGATGCCGGGGCCGTTGTCGGCCACCGTGATCTCCAGCCAGTCACCACGCCGGCGACACCCCAGCAGCACGCGTCCGCGCGTCGAGCCATCCGGGACATGGCGCAGCGTATTGCTCAGGAAATTGCGTATCACGCGCGCCAGTAGCTGCAGATCTGACTCGACGCTCAGGTGGCTGGCCACGTAGTGCAGCTCCAGCCCACGGGCAGCGCCCAGTTGACGATATTCCTCGGCAAGCACATCCAGCAGCTCACGCACCGGGAAGGTGGCGACATCGGCCGTCAGCACGCCGGCATCCAGCCGCGAGATGTCCACCAGCGTGCCCAGCAGGCTCTCGACATCGGCCAGCGAGCGCCCCAGCCGCGCCACCAGCTCGCCCGGCGAAGCGTCGCGCGGCGTGGGGTCATCAAGTGCCAGCCTCGCCAGCTGCTCTTCCAGAGCGCTTGCGAACAATCGGGCGGCATTCAGGGGTTGCAGCAGATCATGGCTGATGGCGGCGAGAAAGCGGGTCTTGGAGTGATTGGCCGCCTCGGCGGCGGCCTTGGCGGCGGTCAGGCGTCGATTGAGTGCCCCCAGTTCATCGAGGGTGCGGTGCAGGGTGTCGGTACGCTCGCGCACCTGATCCGCCAGCAGGACGGCGTGCTCGAAGGCGGCGTAGGGCGCGCTCGGTGAAGGGCTGCTGGATTCGACCCGCTCGATCAGGGCGGCGTTGATCTTCTCCAGCTGGCGATTGCGCGCCTTGAGGGCGGCGAGTTCAGCGCTCAGGCCGTCCTTTCGGGAATCTGTCAGCGGCGTATCAGGCGCCATCCTGTCCTCCCGTGCCATCGGCCGCGAGACGGCGCTGGCCGATCACCACGCCGGTGAAGGTCTGGTTGATGTGCATGCCGTGATGCTGCTCACCGTAGGTATTGAAGCCGATCACCCGGTGATGCCTGAGCAGACGCGAAGCCTCTGCCTCCAGCCCCAGCGCCTCGATCTCCATGCGCCGCAGGAAGCAGTCACAGCCGATGGTCAGCGCGGGCGGCCCCAGGCGCGCCTCCACCTCGGCCAGCCGCTGCTCGAGCTGCGCGAGAATCGGCGTGGCCTGCATGGCAGTGAGCACGATGCCGGTCTCCACCGCGCAGTAGAAGCTCAGGCTGGCATCGGCATTCACGCGCTGGATGGAGCGTACGTAATGCGCCTCACCGATGCGCACCGCCAGCGGGCAGCGCGCGAAGACCGCCTCCTCCAGCGCCTCGGGCGCGACACCGGCCAGCCGCGCATACTCCTCGGCGGCGGGCTCGGCATTCAGCTCCAGCACGCGGCGTGAATCGCGGTCCACCGCCGTCACCACCAGCTTGTCGGCCAGCGGCGTAAGATGGTGCGTACTGATGACCTCGAACGGCAGCCGCGTATTGATCACTACCACGACCGCCGCCTGATCATGGAAGACCCCATCGGCGTAGACATAGGTATGCGCCAACCGGTTGTCGTCCCCGGCGGAGCCACCGAAGGCGGGAATGCTGCCCAGCGCCGCATCCAGCGTCGCCAGTACCTGCTCCTCACTGCTCGAGAGGCCATCGAGCAGCGTCAGCGCGAAGCTGTTGCCCATCACCGGCGCCACGGCCTGCTCGCGACAGCGCGCCAGCAGCTCATCACTCAACGTCTGGGCCCGCGGAAGGTCGAAACCGCTCAGATCATCGATCAACACCTGCGCCAGCGCGAAGTCGCTGCGCGCCAGGCCGATGGCGGTGATGGAGCCGCGCGCATAGCCCTCGGGCGTGATCTCGCCGGCGGTGGTGCAGCCACTCACCGCTACCTCACCGAAGGCATCGGCCAGCGCCTGACCCAGTGCCGGGAGGGGGTAATCCGCCGAGCAGAAGAATAGCACCCCGCCGAGCCGCTGGCGGCCACCTAGCGAGTCATCAAGCTTTCGGGCCAGCTCGGCCACCGCCGCCTGCGGGTCCTTGAGGTGACTGGCCGCTGTGGCCAGCGGCACGGCAATCATCTCGCTCTGTGGCTGCGGCCTTCCCTTCACGCGACTGCTGACATCCGTCATGTCCCCTCCTCCTGTCGAGCGCAGCGGGGCCAGACCTGACGATCATCCATCGGCGTCCGGTCTAGAGCACCAGCCCGCTGGCTCTCACCACGCGTCGTTCAATGGCGCCTTCCAGCGTCTCGCGGCGGGTGCCCGCCAGCGTGACCCGCGACTTGGCCCGCGTGATGCCGGTGTAGACCAGCTCGCGAGTCAGAATCGGATTGGCACCCTCAGGCAACACGAATACCACATGGCGGAACTCGGAGCCCTGCGACTTGTGGACCGTCATCGCGAAGACCGTCTCCACCGCCTCGAGGCGTGACGGCAATACCGTGCGCACGCCACGGTGGAAGCGCTGGATCTCGGTGTCCTGCCCATCACGCTCGGCGTCTGACGATACCTCCTCCTCGACCGGGAAGAACACGCGCAGGCGTCCCCCGGCGGCGGGGTCCGGCAGGGTGATGCCGACATCGCCGTTGTAGAGCCCCAGCGCGCGATCATTGCGCGTCACCATCACCGGACGCCCGGCGTACCAGCCGCGTTCCTCGGCGATCAGGCCACGGCGCATCAGCACCCGCGCCACCCGCTGGTTGAGGCCATCGACCCCATAGGGGCCACGGCGCAGCGCGCACAGCAGCTGAAACTCGAGCAGCAGATCGATCACCTCTCGTGCCGGGCGCCGCTCACGCACGGCCTCCAGCGCCGGGCGATAGCCATTGACCACCAGCTTTTCCAGATCGCGGTCCTCCGGGCCGCTGAGCTTCAGCCAGGCGATATCGCGATAACCGGTCTTCCAGACGGCGCGCAGCGCCTGGCGGTCTCCGGCATTGCAGGCACGCGCCAGGGCACCGATACCGCTGTCGGCGGAGAAGCGGTAGCTCTTCTGCAGCACTACCACGTGATCGGCGAGTCGGCCGCGGTCTGCCGTGTCCTGCGTCTCCAAGACATCCGGCGTGGCGATGGCCTCATCCAGCGTTTCGCCAGTCAGGCGGGCGAGGTCTGCACACAGCGCCGGTGAGTAACGCGGCGGCAGCGCATGCTCGCAGAGATCGCCCAGCACGGCGCCGGCTTCCACCGAGGCCAGCTGGTCCTTGTCGCCGAGCAGAATCAGGCGGGCGTGGGCGGGCAGCGCGCCGAGCAGCGCCGCCATCAGGTCGAGATCGACCATCGAGGCCTCGTCCACCACCAGCAGGTCCAGCGCCAGCGGGTTGCCGGCGTGATGGCGGAAGTGGCGGGAATCCGGACGTGCGCCCAGCAGGCGGTGCACGGTGCTTGCCTCACGCGGGATGGCAGCGCGCACCGCGTCTGGCACCTCGAGCTTCGCCACCGCGCCACGGATCGACTCCGACAGCCGCGCCGCCGCCTTGCCGGTCGGGGCGACCAGTCGGATATCCAGCGCCCGCCGTTCATGCGGATGGCCTGTCTCATCGCTCTCGACACTGCCTACCACACCGCTCTCCACCTCCACACCGCCAGCTCCACCAGAGAGCGCCTGCGCCTGCAACAGTGCCAACAGGCGCGTGACGGTGGTGGTCTTGCCGGTACCGGGACCGCCGGAGATCACCGTCAGGCGCTGACGCAACGCCAGGGCGCAGGCCAGCTTCTGCCAGTCCGGCGCGCCATGGGGGTCCGGCTGATTGCTGGCGAACAGCTCACGCAGGCGCTCGCCCAGCGCATCACTGACCCGCGTCTCGCCCTCCTCGCTTGGCCCCATCCGCGCACGCAGCCCCGCCGCGACTTCACGCTCGGCCTGCCAGTAACGCCGCAGATAGAGGCGCTCGCCCACCAGCACCAGCGGGCGCAGCGGCAGATGCCCCGCCGGGGAGTCGGCCTGCGCCAGCACGCTGACCAGCCGCGATTCCGCCAGCTGCTCGGCCCAGCGGCCGGCATCGAGATCCGCCAGGAAGGCTTCCGGCAGGGCCACGCTGACCTCGGCAAGATGCGCCTCGGACTGCTCCAGCGGTGGCAGCGACAGGGTCGCGCGTGGCTCGGCCAGCGCCCGCGACAGCGACAGGCACACATGCCCGCGCCCCAGCTGGTGGCTGGCAAGCGCAGCCGCCAGCAGCACGCTGGACGGGGCCTCCGGCACATGACGCGCCATGAAGCGCACCAGATGGGCATCGACTCGCCTGAGCCAGCCCAGCTCCACCCACAGGCCGAGCGTCGCGAGCAGGGTCTCGGCAGTCGGGGCGTCAGGGGCAGCGCTGAGCTGCTGCGTTTCCAAAGGCGTGGCGTCAGACATCGAAGGCCCCCTGCTGGCCGCTTTGCGTAAGTGGCGTGGTGTCGGTGGTGTGAAGGAGCAGGCTGTCCAATGCGGAGCTGTCACCGCCCAGCCAGAGATCCAGCGCCTCGATCAGCGCCTGTGATGGCCGGCGCTGGAACACGCCGGGCGTCGCCATTCCGGGCGCCTCCCCCTCGGCGTCCACCGCAAGCGCGGGTGAGTCACCGCCGGCATCCAGGCCGCGCAGGAAGACATACAGCACGCCCCCCATACAGCGTTCGTAATCGTAGTCCTCGCCGAGGCGCGCCTTGAGCAGACGATGCAGCGCGAGGGTGTAGAGCACGTACTGCAGGTCGTAGCGGTGCTCGACCATCGCGCGGGCCAGCGACTCACCGAGGTAGTCCTCGGGGCGCTCGCCCAGATAGTTGGACTTCCAGTCCAGCACGTACCAGCGCCCACCGGACTGGAAGGTCAGATCGATGAAGCCCTTGAGCATGCCGTGCATGCGGCGTGGCGCGAGCCTGGGCCGCGAGCGCGGCAACGGCTCCAGCGCGGTGACCACGGCGTCCAGCGGCAGACTGCGCGCGTGCACGGCCGGCAGCCAGAATTCCAGCTCCGGCTGCCAGGCCTCGAGTCGGTTGAGCAGGATAGGCTCGCCCTCGAAGCCCTGCAGCGGA is from Cobetia marina and encodes:
- a CDS encoding Nramp family divalent metal transporter, which encodes MSDKSVRHAASMSLGSEGEASAAGGVRTASPLSLAGRLRRALPFLGPAMIAAVAYIDPGNFATNIEAGSRYGYTLLWVVLWANLMAMLIQTLSARLGLATGKNLAEVIRERFPRPVVWAFWVQAEIVAIATDLAEFLGAALAFNLLFGLSMLEGALLTGAITYAVLVMQRYGFRMMEMIIGAMILAVSAGFLLEIILSRPPVEPIIYGLLTPGFPDSHAIFLAAGILGATVMPHVIYLHSALSQNRIRVRDSGQRRRVMGYYRLDVIIGMALAGLINMAMLVLAAKVFHGNGETGVASITESYKLLSPLMGQNAASLIFGFTLLLAGLSSSIVGTLSGQVVMQGFVNFRIPLWLRRVITMAPAIAIILMGLPEQQVLVASQVVLSFGIPFALVPLLMFTANRRLMGDLVNRHWVTAIGMLVAAIIILLNGYVLVGELM
- a CDS encoding hybrid sensor histidine kinase/response regulator; the encoded protein is MAPDTPLTDSRKDGLSAELAALKARNRQLEKINAALIERVESSSPSPSAPYAAFEHAVLLADQVRERTDTLHRTLDELGALNRRLTAAKAAAEAANHSKTRFLAAISHDLLQPLNAARLFASALEEQLARLALDDPTPRDASPGELVARLGRSLADVESLLGTLVDISRLDAGVLTADVATFPVRELLDVLAEEYRQLGAARGLELHYVASHLSVESDLQLLARVIRNFLSNTLRHVPDGSTRGRVLLGCRRRGDWLEITVADNGPGIAEHQREVVFQEFRRLAPRQDNEQRGLGLGLAIVKRITGLLEHPLSLASTPGRGAAFAVRVPIRQPANVMGPSADAPSPGQPCASPLAQPLLDTVIWVVEDDREVCAGMQSLLEGWGASVHCADTAEVLLQQALAAPPEVLIVDHQLGDGQPDGLAQAQRLRKRWPDLPVVVISADHSAPLKARARALGFGFLLKPVKPLRLRQLLVNHR
- the nosP gene encoding nitric oxide-sensing protein NosP; the protein is MIAVPLATAASHLKDPQAAVAELARKLDDSLGGRQRLGGVLFFCSADYPLPALGQALADAFGEVAVSGCTTAGEITPEGYARGSITAIGLARSDFALAQVLIDDLSGFDLPRAQTLSDELLARCREQAVAPVMGNSFALTLLDGLSSSEEQVLATLDAALGSIPAFGGSAGDDNRLAHTYVYADGVFHDQAAVVVVINTRLPFEVISTHHLTPLADKLVVTAVDRDSRRVLELNAEPAAEEYARLAGVAPEALEEAVFARCPLAVRIGEAHYVRSIQRVNADASLSFYCAVETGIVLTAMQATPILAQLEQRLAEVEARLGPPALTIGCDCFLRRMEIEALGLEAEASRLLRHHRVIGFNTYGEQHHGMHINQTFTGVVIGQRRLAADGTGGQDGA
- the recD gene encoding exodeoxyribonuclease V subunit alpha → MSDATPLETQQLSAAPDAPTAETLLATLGLWVELGWLRRVDAHLVRFMARHVPEAPSSVLLAAALASHQLGRGHVCLSLSRALAEPRATLSLPPLEQSEAHLAEVSVALPEAFLADLDAGRWAEQLAESRLVSVLAQADSPAGHLPLRPLVLVGERLYLRRYWQAEREVAAGLRARMGPSEEGETRVSDALGERLRELFASNQPDPHGAPDWQKLACALALRQRLTVISGGPGTGKTTTVTRLLALLQAQALSGGAGGVEVESGVVGSVESDETGHPHERRALDIRLVAPTGKAAARLSESIRGAVAKLEVPDAVRAAIPREASTVHRLLGARPDSRHFRHHAGNPLALDLLVVDEASMVDLDLMAALLGALPAHARLILLGDKDQLASVEAGAVLGDLCEHALPPRYSPALCADLARLTGETLDEAIATPDVLETQDTADRGRLADHVVVLQKSYRFSADSGIGALARACNAGDRQALRAVWKTGYRDIAWLKLSGPEDRDLEKLVVNGYRPALEAVRERRPAREVIDLLLEFQLLCALRRGPYGVDGLNQRVARVLMRRGLIAEERGWYAGRPVMVTRNDRALGLYNGDVGITLPDPAAGGRLRVFFPVEEEVSSDAERDGQDTEIQRFHRGVRTVLPSRLEAVETVFAMTVHKSQGSEFRHVVFVLPEGANPILTRELVYTGITRAKSRVTLAGTRRETLEGAIERRVVRASGLVL